TGCAAATCTCAGTTGATCGTTTCCATGCTGCCATCAATGAGCTTGATGATCATGGAACAGTCCTTTCCCGCCTGTCCGGAGTCGACCACGCGCTGGAACAGCTGCTGCACATGCTCACCGATCTCCAAGGGAGTATCGGTGGCCTTGGCGGCGGCGATGGCGAGGTTGATGTCCTTATTTGCCAATTCGGCGGTGAAGGTCGGAGCAAAGCCCTGGTTAGAGGCCGCAGTGGGCACGACTCCGGCCACCGGGTACCACGTGCGCAGTGCCCAACTGTCGCCGGAGGAGACCGATGCGATGTCCCAGAACACCTGCTTGTCAAGGCCCAGCCGGTCGGCCAGTACCGCACCCTCTGCGGCGCCGGCCAGGTTGATGAAGAGCATGAGGTTGTTGCAAATCTTTGCCGCCTGGCCGGTCGTGGCGCCGCCCGTGGCGATGATATTGCTCGACATCGGCTCAATATACTGGCGGGCTTCCACCACAGCCCCGGCTTCCCCGCCGATCATGAACGTGAGGGTTCCGGCGCTGGCGCCACTCATTCCTCCCGACACCGGGGCATCCACAAACCGAAAGCCGGCGCTGGCGGCCGCATCATGCAGCGTCCTCGCCGACTCGATGTCAATCGTGGAGGAATCCACCAGCAGGGTGTCGGTGCTGGCATGGGCCAGGACTCCGTCATCACCCAGGTACACCGCCCGGGAATGTTCGCCCTTGGGCAGCATCGTGAACACAACGTCGGCGCCATCCACGGCTTCCGCAATGCTGGTGACGGGTCGAACGCCCGCCTCTTCGCCCGCCCTCACCGCTGCCGCGTTGAGATCAAAACCCCGCACGTCGTGCCCCGCTTTGACCAGATTGGCCGCCATGTAGCCGCCCATGTGTCCTAAACCGATCCATCCGACTACAGCCATTGAGAAGCTCCTTTGCTTGGTGGGGTCACACATGTGACTCCGTGTTGATCAGTCTCACATCCTGATACAGTGCAATCAAGACGATAATCTGCAGAGAAAGTGTGCATGAATGCACATTGAAATGAGGCGTCGTGGTAGACATCAAGCGGCTTCCGAGCCCGGACGATCTGCTCATCCTGCTCACAGTGGCACGGCTCGGGCGCTTTAATGCGGTAGCGGATGCCCTCGGCACGACACACACGACCATCTCGCGCCGCATCACCGCACTGGACCGGGAACTCGGCGGGCAGACGTTGGAACGCACCCCCCGCGGTTGGGAACTCACCGAGCTGGGGACTCACGCGGTCAATGCGGCGGAAGCCATCGAGGACAAACTGCTGGCCTTGACCACGGCCATCAGCGAGGACAAGGATCCGCTGTCCGGCGAGGTGCGGATCAGCACGGCCGATGGGTTTGGTGCGGAGTTTGTCACCCCCGCCCTGGTGCGGCTGCAGCGTGACCACCCGAAACTCACGGTTGAGATCTTCAGTGCCACCCGCAAGGTCAACCAGAATCGCTCCGGCGTGGACCTGGAAGTGGTGGTGGGAATGACGGATGCCAACAAAGCGCAGGCCGTGTTTCTCACCAATTATTTCCTCCGCCTTTATGCCAGTCCTGGCTATCTGGCGGCGAAGGGCATGCCCACAACCCTGGAGGATCTGAAGCACCACAGCTTCGTCTCGTACGTGGAATCGGCGCTTCTGGTTGCCGAGCTGGGACACCGATCCTCGCAGTTGCCGATGCCGGAAACCAGCTTTCAAGCCACCAGCATTTTCGCGCAAACCGAGGCCGTGCGCCGAGACGCTGGCATCGGTCTGCTGCCGAACTTCATGGTGAGTGGCAAATCGGGGTTTGTTCCCGTTCTGCCGAATGACTTTCATCGCCAGCTTCCGATCTGGGCGATCGCTCGCCCGGAGTCGCTGCGATCCGCGCTGGTGCGAGCGGTCATCGATGCCCTCCGTCGGGAAGTCGCGGAGCGTCAGACCACGCTGTCCAGCTGACGAGGTCATGCGGGCGACCGAGGCGATGGGCACATCTCAGAACATCCCATCGCCTCCTCCCTACCGGCTTATTTCGACGCCATGGCGGGCTGAGCCTGCATGCGCCGGGCATCCTCTGCATCGAGCGCGTGCAGTGAGCTGCCCCGGGTTTCCTTCAGCGTCAGCACCGCGATGGCGGTGATGATGCAGGCGGTCATCAGATACAGCGCAACAGGAACGGATGACCCGAACGCGTTCAGAAGGCTCGTCGCGATGATGGGCGCCAGTGAGCCGGCCACGATGGAGGTCACCTGATAGCCGAGGGACACACCGGAGTAGCGCATTCTGGTGGGGAACATTTCCGACATGATCGCCGGTTGTCCGGCATACATTGTGGCGTGGAAGAGGAGACCGATGGTGACCGCGGCCAGAATGATCAGGTCATTTCCGGTGTCCATCATGGGGAAGGCGAAGAAGCCCCAGGTCCCTCCCAGCAGCGCACCCGTGAGATAGACGGGACGACGACCGAAGTGGTCGG
This sequence is a window from Cryobacterium sp. CG_9.6. Protein-coding genes within it:
- the mmsB gene encoding 3-hydroxyisobutyrate dehydrogenase, translated to MAVVGWIGLGHMGGYMAANLVKAGHDVRGFDLNAAAVRAGEEAGVRPVTSIAEAVDGADVVFTMLPKGEHSRAVYLGDDGVLAHASTDTLLVDSSTIDIESARTLHDAAASAGFRFVDAPVSGGMSGASAGTLTFMIGGEAGAVVEARQYIEPMSSNIIATGGATTGQAAKICNNLMLFINLAGAAEGAVLADRLGLDKQVFWDIASVSSGDSWALRTWYPVAGVVPTAASNQGFAPTFTAELANKDINLAIAAAKATDTPLEIGEHVQQLFQRVVDSGQAGKDCSMIIKLIDGSMETIN
- a CDS encoding LysR family transcriptional regulator, yielding MVDIKRLPSPDDLLILLTVARLGRFNAVADALGTTHTTISRRITALDRELGGQTLERTPRGWELTELGTHAVNAAEAIEDKLLALTTAISEDKDPLSGEVRISTADGFGAEFVTPALVRLQRDHPKLTVEIFSATRKVNQNRSGVDLEVVVGMTDANKAQAVFLTNYFLRLYASPGYLAAKGMPTTLEDLKHHSFVSYVESALLVAELGHRSSQLPMPETSFQATSIFAQTEAVRRDAGIGLLPNFMVSGKSGFVPVLPNDFHRQLPIWAIARPESLRSALVRAVIDALRREVAERQTTLSS